One stretch of Pradoshia sp. D12 DNA includes these proteins:
- a CDS encoding aminoglycoside adenylyltransferase domain-containing protein — protein sequence MIYSWETSTTEIKDYVYKVLEQIKESLQDNFKGFYVHGSLAMDGFSPQSSDIDLIVVTENPLTFEAKKELVNYFLSNSGKPFPIEVSFLNEDQLRNWQHPCPYDFHYSEYWREKYEEEADYYLNKADLKDPDLAAHITILHRRGICLEGPPIEEVFPLVPQSDYLSSVMEDYRKCLANLEKDPTYCVLNMVRVYWYVKAGIITSKQEAGQWAINTLPKMVAETVQKVMDGTRPEEKELQEFREYIDTKLTQ from the coding sequence ATGATTTATTCATGGGAAACTAGCACAACCGAAATAAAAGATTATGTCTATAAGGTTTTGGAGCAAATAAAAGAAAGTCTGCAAGATAATTTTAAAGGGTTCTATGTTCATGGTTCATTAGCTATGGATGGATTTAGTCCGCAGTCCAGTGACATCGATCTCATCGTAGTGACTGAAAATCCTCTAACCTTTGAGGCTAAAAAAGAGTTAGTTAATTATTTTCTATCCAATTCCGGAAAACCATTTCCGATTGAAGTCAGTTTTTTAAACGAAGACCAACTAAGGAATTGGCAGCATCCTTGTCCGTATGATTTCCATTACAGTGAGTATTGGAGAGAAAAGTATGAAGAGGAGGCAGACTACTATCTTAATAAGGCAGACTTAAAAGATCCAGATTTAGCTGCCCATATCACGATTCTTCATAGACGCGGGATTTGCCTTGAGGGTCCACCAATTGAAGAAGTCTTTCCGCTAGTTCCCCAAAGTGATTATCTATCATCCGTAATGGAAGATTATCGTAAGTGTCTTGCTAACTTAGAGAAAGATCCAACGTATTGTGTGTTAAATATGGTCAGAGTGTATTGGTATGTAAAAGCAGGAATCATTACTTCTAAGCAAGAAGCAGGTCAGTGGGCAATTAATACACTGCCAAAAATGGTAGCTGAAACGGTACAAAAGGTGATGGATGGCACGAGGCCGGAGGAAAAGGAACTGCAGGAATTTAGAGAGTACATTGATACTAAGTTGACACAGTAA
- a CDS encoding SpaA isopeptide-forming pilin-related protein, with the protein MKKRTRKRVFSILTLLFLLVQTILTPVAQYVSADSTTVGLSFNDSSVLEGDILTATLTDSGEDSGPLTFSVPSGLSIKEITEGQGNIDISNKGTQSLNFSWKEDSNQVVKVQVSADKADNYIPQLTSQNGGAQAAAIQVTTLEPEVTTEEATEETSEGTTEEEVVASEESTEDSAEASEEEQTATEDSDKESSEEQAAQQAEDQNKEEQEAENEKTEIAKQSEDGQTAISLEAESKSAATIAESKGSTTFNHIDIRSAGSVTYSLDDGTPITIKIKVTEEMAKAVKIYVGNTEADAMKKETPLNVSPVDNEHGFEWRYEGTFNKRQYYNIVFTFYLDADADGVEEEYIFEKVYQWTNTSANLCPDKSGLDIEISAAALGNIVTMGKIDLSKIVDGVSASDYKSFDFIVVNSESKIIGKSVNLDLSDQKEASELITSLPAGNYTVYEADPSGKYEGYDFIGVTASVNDKDTTVTKEVDGTYAGYYKVADITVAKGKTTKVTFTNKYKPLGSLKITKVDSTNKNVTLSGVKFELTKEEDKSFSVTMETDEKGTITFDKLEYGTYTLTEVATIDGYVLPENPVVLNNIKIDQPGQLVEKTIENTKENPSLSIEKTVNEKKEWTAEAGETVTYKIVVRNTGNTDLKDIVVTDVFEMEGDLTLTYVDGEETKTYKLGDKFDLAYGDHIEFTAKYQIPANYKAGVYDNTATAEVDGLDPVSSTATVTVAKDAGIAINKTVNDEKEITTEAGKTVTYKIVVRNTGNTDLKDVVLTDVFEMKGDLTLTYVDGEETKTYKLGDKFDLAYGDHIEFTAAYEIPANYKAGVYDNTATAEVDGLDPVSSKATVTVAEDEGLTIDKTVNGEKEITTEAGKTVTYKIVVRNTGNTDLKDVVLTDVFEMKGDLTLTYVDGEETKTYKLGDKFDLAYGDHIEFTAAYEIPANYKAGVYDNTATAEVDGLDPVSSKATVTVAEDEGLTIDKTVNGEKEITTEAGKTVTYKIVVRNTGNTDLKDVVLTDVFEMKGDLTLTYVDGEESKTYTLGDKFDLAYGDHIEFTAKYQIPANYKAGVYDNTATAEVDGLDPVSSTATVTVAKDAGIAINKTVNDEKEITTEAGKTVTYKIVVRNTGNTDLKDIVVTDVFEMEGDLTLTYVDGEETKTYKLGDKFDLAYGDHIEFTAKYQIPANYKAGVYDNTATAEVDGLDPVSSTATVTVAEDEGLTIDKTVNGEKEITTEAGKTVTYKIVVRNTGNTDLKDVVLTDVFEMKGDLTLTYVDGEETKTYKLGDKFDLAYGDHIEFTAAYEIPANYKAGVYDNTATAEVDGLDPVSSKATVTVAEDEGLTIDKTVNGEKEITTEAGKTVTYKIVVRNTGNTDLKDVVLTDVFEMEGDLTLTYVDGEETKEYTLGDKFDLAYGDHIEFTAKYQIPTNYKAGVYDNTATAEVDGLDPVSSKATVTVAEDAGISVDKTVNDQKEITTEAGKTVTYKIVVRNTGNTDLKGVQLTDVFEMEGDLTLTYVDGEETKEYTLGDEFDLAYGDHIEFTAKYQIPTNYKAGVYDNTATAEVDGLDPVSSKATVTVAEDAGISVDKTVNDQKEITTEAGKTVTYKIVVRNTGNTDLKGVQLTDVFEMEGDLTLTYVDGEETKEYTLGDEFDLAYGDHIEFTAKYQIPTNYKAGVYDNTATARVDGLDPVSSTATVTVAKDAGIAINKTVNDEKEITTEAGKTVTYKIVVRNTGNTDLKDIVVTDVFEMEGDLTLTYVDGEETKTYKLGDKFDLAYGDHIEFTAKYQIPANYKAGVYDNTATAEVDGLDPVSSTATVKVAKDAGIAINKTVNDEKEITTEAGKTVTYKIVVRNTGNTNLKDVVLTDVFEMKGDLTLTYVDGEETKTYKLGDKFDLAYGDHIEFTAAYEIPANYKAGVYDNTATAEVDGLDPVSSKATVTVAEDEGLTIDKTVNGEKEITTEAGKTVTYKIVVRNTGNTDLKDVVLTDVFEMEGDLTLTYVDGEETKEYTLGDKFDLAYGDHIEFTAKYQIPTNYKAGVYDNTATARVDGLDPVSSKATVTVAEDAGISVDKTVNDQKEITTEAGKAVTYKIVVRNTGNTDLKDVVVTDVFEMEGDLTLTYVDGEETKEYTLGDEFDLAYGDHIEFTAKYQIPTNYKAGVYDNTATARVDGLDPVSSTATVTVAKDAGIAINKTVNDEKEITTEAGKTVTYKIVVRNTGNTDLKDIVVTDVFEMEGDLTLTYVDGEETKTYKLGDKFDLAYGDHIEFTAKYQIPANYKAGVYDNTATAEVDGLDPVSSTATVKVAKDAGIAINKTVNDEKEITTEAGKTVTYKIVVRNTGNTNLKDVVLTDVFEMKGDLTLTYVDGEETKTYKLGDKFDLAYGDHIEFTAAYEIPANYKAGVYDNTATAEVDGLDPVSSKATVTVAEDEGLTIDKTVNGEKEITTEAGKTVTYKIVVRNTGNTDLKDVVLTDVFEMEGDLTLTYVDGEETKEYTLGDEFDLAYGDHIEFTAKYQIPTNYKAGVYDNTATARVDGLDPVSSKATVTVAEDAGISVDKTVNDQKEITTEAGKTVTYKIVVRNTGNTDLKGVQLTDVFEMEGDLTLTYVDGEETKEYTLGDEFDLAYGDHIEFTAKYQIPTNYKAGVYDNTATARVDGLDPVSSKATVTVAEDAGISVDKTVNGEKEVTVKAGDEVTYKITVKNTGNTDLEGVTLTDEFSMGEIELTYQVGEETKIYAGEEFNIAHQDEVILTATHTIDKVIKAGTYPNVVTVTAGDLTEDSQADVTVKEDPGFSVDKTVNGEKEVTAKAGDEVTYKITVKNTGNTDLEGVTLTDEFSMGEIELTYQVGEETKIYAGEEFNIAHQDEVIFTATHTIDKDIKAGTYPNVATVTAGGLTEDSQADVVIEAKPSLEVSKTAEKSQYKPGDTVKYTITVKNNGNVDLPGITLKGIFSKNGDDSIEQLKLEGYTGPIDLRVGESATFTATYVIPETDLADTVYKNVIIATVKGVDMDPIIDEAIITVDPTYALEVDKTADKEEVKVGETITYTINVTNTGNKALTDVKVVDEMVGLDTVIEKLEVGKTKTFTVKHVATTENVGELTNVAVAKVVIDGKEIVEEGSVTVTVSEEDAAVVTPDPKEPTIIEVVQNFIENPKTGQSTLNILLVLGVFLIAGSGLYVWKRKH; encoded by the coding sequence ATGAAAAAACGCACGAGAAAAAGAGTATTCTCAATTTTGACGTTGCTTTTTCTTCTTGTGCAAACGATTTTAACTCCGGTAGCTCAGTATGTTAGTGCTGACAGTACAACAGTTGGATTAAGCTTTAACGATTCATCTGTACTTGAAGGTGATATACTGACAGCCACGCTTACTGACAGCGGAGAAGATTCTGGTCCATTAACGTTTTCTGTACCATCTGGTTTGAGTATTAAGGAGATTACCGAAGGCCAAGGCAATATCGATATCAGTAATAAAGGTACTCAATCCTTAAATTTTAGTTGGAAGGAAGACAGCAATCAAGTTGTGAAAGTGCAGGTATCAGCTGATAAAGCAGATAACTACATTCCACAACTAACTTCTCAGAATGGAGGTGCTCAAGCTGCTGCGATTCAGGTCACAACCCTAGAACCCGAAGTGACAACTGAAGAAGCAACAGAAGAAACATCAGAAGGTACAACTGAGGAGGAAGTAGTAGCTTCTGAAGAAAGTACAGAAGATAGTGCGGAAGCATCTGAAGAGGAACAAACAGCTACTGAAGATAGCGATAAGGAATCCTCAGAAGAACAAGCTGCCCAACAAGCGGAAGACCAAAATAAAGAAGAACAAGAAGCAGAAAATGAAAAAACTGAAATAGCTAAGCAATCAGAAGATGGACAAACAGCTATTTCTTTAGAAGCTGAATCAAAAAGTGCAGCTACTATAGCTGAAAGTAAAGGGTCAACAACTTTTAACCATATTGATATAAGATCAGCTGGATCGGTAACGTATTCTCTTGATGACGGAACACCAATTACTATTAAGATTAAAGTAACTGAAGAAATGGCCAAGGCTGTTAAAATTTATGTTGGTAATACTGAAGCTGATGCCATGAAAAAAGAAACACCATTAAATGTTTCACCAGTAGATAACGAACATGGCTTTGAGTGGCGTTATGAGGGCACATTTAATAAAAGACAGTATTATAATATTGTATTTACATTTTATTTAGACGCTGATGCAGATGGGGTAGAAGAGGAATATATATTTGAAAAAGTGTATCAGTGGACTAATACGAGTGCTAATCTTTGTCCAGATAAATCAGGCTTAGATATTGAAATTTCTGCAGCTGCTTTAGGCAATATTGTTACTATGGGTAAAATTGACCTTAGCAAAATTGTTGATGGTGTTTCTGCCAGTGATTACAAATCCTTCGATTTTATTGTGGTGAACTCTGAAAGTAAAATAATAGGGAAATCAGTTAACCTTGATCTTTCTGATCAGAAAGAGGCAAGTGAGCTCATTACATCATTACCTGCTGGAAATTATACTGTCTATGAAGCTGATCCTAGCGGTAAATACGAAGGATATGATTTTATTGGAGTAACAGCGAGTGTTAATGATAAAGACACTACTGTTACAAAAGAAGTAGATGGCACCTATGCTGGTTATTATAAGGTTGCTGACATAACTGTAGCAAAAGGTAAAACTACTAAGGTTACATTTACAAACAAGTATAAACCTTTAGGTAGTTTGAAAATTACTAAAGTTGATTCTACTAATAAGAATGTTACTTTGTCAGGTGTTAAATTTGAATTAACAAAAGAAGAAGATAAATCCTTTTCTGTTACAATGGAAACTGATGAAAAAGGTACTATTACTTTTGATAAATTAGAATATGGTACCTACACGTTGACAGAGGTAGCTACCATAGATGGTTATGTGTTACCTGAAAATCCTGTAGTTCTAAACAACATAAAAATTGATCAACCTGGTCAACTTGTTGAAAAAACAATTGAAAACACAAAGGAAAATCCAAGTCTTTCAATTGAAAAAACTGTAAACGAAAAAAAGGAATGGACTGCGGAAGCAGGTGAGACCGTCACCTACAAAATAGTAGTAAGAAACACAGGAAACACCGACTTGAAAGATATTGTCGTGACCGATGTATTCGAAATGGAAGGTGACTTGACATTGACGTATGTCGATGGAGAGGAAACCAAAACGTATAAGTTGGGCGACAAGTTCGATCTCGCGTATGGGGACCACATCGAGTTCACGGCGAAGTACCAAATTCCAGCGAACTATAAGGCTGGAGTGTATGATAACACCGCGACAGCGGAAGTGGACGGATTGGATCCTGTCAGCTCCACAGCGACCGTAACGGTAGCGAAGGATGCAGGAATCGCCATTAACAAAACCGTCAATGACGAAAAAGAGATCACGACGGAAGCCGGCAAGACTGTGACCTACAAAATTGTGGTGAGAAACACAGGAAACACCGACTTGAAAGATGTTGTCTTGACTGATGTGTTTGAAATGAAAGGTGACTTGACATTGACGTATGTCGATGGAGAGGAAACCAAAACGTATAAGTTGGGCGACAAGTTCGATCTCGCGTATGGGGACCACATCGAGTTCACGGCGGCATATGAAATCCCAGCGAACTATAAGGCTGGAGTGTATGATAACACCGCGACAGCGGAAGTGGACGGATTGGACCCTGTCAGCTCCAAAGCGACCGTAACGGTAGCGGAGGATGAAGGATTAACGATTGACAAAACCGTCAATGGAGAAAAAGAGATCACGACGGAAGCCGGCAAGACTGTGACCTACAAAATTGTGGTGAGAAACACAGGAAACACCGACTTGAAAGATGTTGTCTTGACTGATGTGTTTGAAATGAAAGGCGACTTGACATTGACGTATGTCGATGGAGAGGAAACCAAAACGTATAAGTTGGGCGACAAGTTCGATCTCGCGTATGGGGACCACATCGAGTTCACGGCGGCATATGAAATCCCAGCGAACTATAAGGCTGGAGTGTATGATAACACCGCGACAGCGGAAGTGGACGGATTGGACCCTGTCAGCTCCAAAGCGACCGTAACGGTAGCGGAGGATGAAGGATTAACGATTGACAAAACCGTCAATGGAGAAAAAGAGATCACGACGGAAGCCGGCAAGACTGTGACCTACAAAATTGTGGTGAGAAACACAGGAAACACCGACTTGAAAGATGTTGTCTTGACCGATGTGTTTGAAATGAAAGGCGACTTGACATTGACGTATGTCGATGGAGAGGAAAGCAAAACATACACGTTGGGAGACAAGTTTGATCTCGCGTATGGGGACCACATCGAGTTCACGGCGAAGTACCAAATTCCAGCGAACTATAAGGCTGGAGTGTATGATAACACCGCGACAGCGGAAGTGGACGGATTGGATCCTGTCAGCTCCACAGCGACCGTAACGGTAGCGAAGGATGCAGGAATCGCCATTAACAAAACCGTCAATGACGAAAAAGAGATCACGACGGAAGCCGGTAAGACCGTGACTTACAAAATAGTAGTAAGAAACACAGGAAACACCGACTTGAAAGATATTGTCGTGACCGATGTATTCGAAATGGAAGGTGACTTGACATTGACGTATGTCGATGGAGAGGAAACCAAAACGTATAAGCTGGGCGACAAGTTCGATCTCGCGTATGGGGACCACATCGAGTTCACGGCGAAGTACCAAATTCCAGCGAACTATAAGGCTGGAGTGTATGATAACACCGCGACAGCGGAAGTGGACGGATTGGATCCTGTCAGCTCCACAGCGACCGTAACGGTAGCGGAGGATGAAGGATTAACGATTGACAAAACCGTCAATGGAGAAAAAGAGATCACGACGGAAGCCGGCAAGACTGTGACCTACAAAATTGTGGTGAGAAACACAGGAAACACCGACTTGAAAGATGTTGTCTTGACTGATGTGTTTGAAATGAAAGGCGACTTGACATTGACGTATGTCGATGGAGAGGAAACCAAAACGTATAAGTTGGGCGACAAGTTTGATCTCGCGTATGGGGACCACATCGAGTTCACGGCGGCATATGAAATCCCAGCGAACTATAAGGCTGGAGTGTATGATAACACCGCGACAGCGGAAGTGGACGGATTGGACCCTGTCAGCTCCAAAGCGACCGTAACGGTAGCGGAGGATGAAGGATTAACGATTGACAAAACCGTCAATGGAGAAAAAGAGATCACGACGGAAGCCGGCAAGACTGTGACCTACAAAATTGTGGTGAGAAACACAGGAAACACCGACTTGAAAGATGTTGTCTTGACTGATGTGTTTGAAATGGAAGGTGACTTGACATTGACGTATGTCGATGGCGAGGAAACGAAAGAATACACGTTGGGAGACAAGTTTGATCTTGCGTATGGTGACCACATCGAGTTCACGGCGAAGTACCAAATTCCAACGAACTATAAGGCTGGAGTGTATGATAACACCGCGACAGCGGAAGTGGACGGATTGGACCCTGTCAGCTCCAAAGCGACCGTAACGGTAGCGGAGGATGCCGGAATCAGCGTTGACAAGACCGTCAATGACCAAAAAGAGATTACGACAGAAGCCGGCAAGACTGTGACCTACAAAATTGTGGTGAGAAACACAGGAAACACCGACTTGAAAGGTGTCCAATTGACCGATGTATTCGAAATGGAAGGAGACTTGACATTGACGTATGTCGATGGCGAGGAAACGAAAGAATACACATTGGGAGACGAATTTGATCTCGCATACGGTGACCACATTGAGTTCACGGCGAAGTACCAAATTCCAACGAACTATAAGGCTGGAGTGTATGATAACACCGCGACAGCGGAAGTGGACGGATTGGACCCTGTCAGCTCCAAAGCGACCGTAACGGTAGCGGAGGATGCCGGAATCAGCGTTGACAAGACCGTCAATGACCAAAAAGAGATTACGACAGAAGCCGGCAAGACTGTGACCTACAAAATTGTGGTGAGAAACACAGGAAACACCGACTTGAAAGGTGTCCAATTGACCGATGTATTCGAAATGGAAGGAGACTTGACATTGACGTATGTCGATGGCGAGGAAACGAAAGAATACACATTGGGAGACGAATTTGATCTCGCATACGGTGACCACATTGAGTTCACGGCGAAGTACCAAATTCCAACGAACTATAAGGCTGGAGTGTATGATAACACCGCGACAGCGAGGGTGGATGGATTGGACCCTGTCAGCTCCACAGCGACCGTAACGGTAGCGAAGGATGCAGGAATCGCCATTAACAAAACCGTCAATGACGAAAAAGAGATCACGACGGAAGCCGGTAAGACCGTGACTTACAAAATAGTAGTAAGAAACACAGGAAACACCGACTTGAAAGATATTGTCGTGACCGATGTATTCGAAATGGAAGGTGACTTGACATTGACGTATGTCGATGGAGAGGAAACCAAAACGTATAAGCTGGGCGACAAGTTCGATCTCGCGTATGGGGACCACATCGAGTTCACGGCGAAGTACCAAATTCCAGCGAACTATAAGGCTGGAGTGTATGATAACACCGCGACAGCGGAAGTGGACGGATTGGATCCTGTCAGCTCCACAGCGACCGTAAAGGTAGCGAAGGATGCAGGAATCGCCATTAACAAAACCGTCAATGACGAAAAAGAGATCACGACGGAAGCCGGCAAGACTGTGACCTACAAAATTGTGGTGAGAAACACAGGAAACACCAACTTGAAAGATGTTGTCTTGACTGATGTGTTTGAAATGAAAGGCGACTTGACATTGACGTATGTCGATGGAGAGGAAACCAAAACGTATAAGTTGGGCGACAAGTTTGATCTCGCGTATGGGGACCACATCGAGTTCACGGCGGCATATGAAATCCCAGCGAACTATAAGGCTGGAGTGTATGATAACACCGCGACAGCGGAAGTGGACGGATTGGACCCTGTCAGCTCCAAAGCGACCGTAACGGTAGCGGAGGATGAAGGATTAACGATTGACAAAACCGTCAATGGAGAAAAAGAGATCACGACGGAAGCCGGCAAGACTGTGACCTACAAAATTGTGGTGAGAAACACAGGAAACACCGACTTGAAAGATGTTGTCTTGACTGATGTGTTTGAAATGGAAGGTGACTTGACATTGACGTATGTCGATGGCGAGGAAACGAAAGAATACACGTTGGGAGACAAGTTTGATCTTGCGTATGGGGACCACATCGAGTTCACGGCGAAGTACCAAATTCCAACGAACTATAAGGCTGGAGTGTATGATAACACCGCGACAGCGAGGGTGGACGGATTGGACCCTGTCAGCTCCAAAGCGACCGTAACGGTAGCGGAGGATGCCGGAATCAGCGTTGACAAGACCGTCAATGACCAAAAAGAGATTACGACAGAAGCCGGCAAGGCTGTGACCTACAAAATTGTGGTGAGAAACACAGGAAACACCGACTTGAAAGATGTTGTCGTGACCGATGTATTCGAAATGGAAGGTGACTTGACATTGACGTATGTCGATGGCGAGGAAACGAAAGAATACACATTGGGAGACGAATTTGATCTCGCATACGGTGACCACATTGAGTTCACGGCGAAGTACCAAATTCCAACGAACTATAAGGCTGGAGTGTATGATAACACCGCGACAGCGAGGGTGGATGGATTGGACCCTGTCAGCTCCACAGCGACCGTAACGGTAGCGAAGGATGCAGGAATCGCCATTAACAAAACCGTCAATGACGAAAAAGAGATCACGACGGAAGCCGGTAAGACCGTGACTTACAAAATAGTAGTAAGAAACACAGGAAACACCGACTTGAAAGATATTGTCGTGACCGATGTATTCGAAATGGAAGGTGACTTGACATTGACGTATGTCGATGGAGAGGAAACCAAAACGTATAAGCTGGGCGACAAGTTCGATCTCGCGTATGGGGACCACATCGAGTTCACGGCGAAGTACCAAATTCCAGCGAACTATAAGGCTGGAGTGTATGATAACACCGCGACAGCGGAAGTGGACGGATTGGATCCTGTCAGCTCCACAGCGACCGTAAAGGTAGCGAAGGATGCAGGAATCGCCATTAACAAAACCGTCAATGACGAAAAAGAGATCACGACGGAAGCCGGCAAGACTGTGACCTACAAAATTGTGGTGAGAAACACAGGAAACACCAACTTGAAAGATGTTGTCTTGACTGATGTGTTTGAAATGAAAGGCGACTTGACATTGACGTATGTCGATGGAGAGGAAACCAAAACGTATAAGTTGGGCGACAAGTTCGATCTCGCGTATGGGGACCACATCGAGTTCACGGCGGCATATGAAATCCCAGCGAACTATAAGGCTGGAGTGTATGATAACACCGCGACAGCGGAAGTGGACGGATTGGACCCTGTCAGCTCCAAAGCGACCGTAACGGTAGCGGAGGATGAAGGATTAACGATTGACAAAACCGTCAATGGAGAAAAAGAGATCACGACGGAAGCCGGCAAGACTGTGACCTACAAAATTGTGGTGAGAAACACAGGAAACACCGACTTGAAAGATGTTGTCTTGACTGATGTGTTTGAAATGGAAGGTGACTTGACATTGACGTATGTCGATGGCGAGGAAACGAAAGAATACACATTGGGAGACGAATTTGATCTCGCATACGGTGACCACATTGAGTTCACGGCGAAGTACCAAATTCCAACGAACTATAAGGCTGGAGTGTATGATAACACCGCGACAGCGAGGGTGGACGGATTGGACCCTGTCAGCTCCAAAGCGACCGTAACGGTAGCGGAGGATGCCGGAATCAGCGTTGACAAGACCGTCAATGACCAAAAAGAGATTACGACAGAAGCCGGCAAGACTGTGACCTACAAAATTGTGGTGAGAAACACAGGAAACACCGACTTGAAAGGTGTCCAATTGACCGATGTATTCGAAATGGAAGGAGACTTGACATTGACGTATGTCGATGGCGAGGAAACGAAAGAATACACATTGGGAGACGAATTTGATCTCGCATACGGTGACCACATTGAGTTCACGGCGAAGTACCAAATTCCAACGAACTATAAGGCTGGAGTGTATGATAACACCGCGACAGCGAGGGTGGATGGATTGGACCCTGTCAGCTCCAAAGCGACCGTAACGGTAGCGGAGGATGCTGGAATCAGCGTTGACAAAACCGTCAATGGCGAAAAAGAAGTCACAGTGAAAGCTGGAGATGAAGTAACCTATAAAATCACCGTGAAAAATACCGGTAATACGGATTTGGAAGGTGTAACATTAACTGATGAGTTCAGTATGGGTGAGATCGAGTTGACGTACCAAGTGGGAGAAGAGACAAAAATCTATGCCGGTGAAGAGTTTAACATCGCGCATCAAGATGAAGTCATCTTAACGGCGACTCATACAATTGACAAGGTTATTAAAGCAGGAACGTATCCGAACGTGGTAACTGTGACAGCCGGGGATCTAACTGAAGATTCTCAAGCAGACGTAACAGTGAAGGAAGACCCAGGCTTCTCAGTAGACAAGACCGTCAATGGCGAAAAAGAAGTCACAGCGAAAGCTGGAGATGAAGTCACCTATAAAATCACCGTGAAAAATACCGGTAATACGGATTTGGAAGGTGTAACATTAACTGATGAGTTCAGTATGGGTGAGATCGAGTTGACGTACCAAGTGGGAGAAGAGACAAAAATATATGCCGGTGAAGAGTTTAACATCGCGCATCAAGATGAAGTCATCTTCACAGCGACTCATACGATTGACAAGGATATTAAAGCAGGAACGTATCCGAACGTGGCAACTGTGACAGCTGGAGGTCTAACAGAAGATTCTCAAGCAGATGTTGTGATTGAAGCAAAACCTAGCCTTGAAGTATCCAAAACAGCAGAAAAGTCTCAATACAAACCAGGTGACACTGTAAAATATACAATTACTGTTAAGAACAATGGTAATGTTGATTTGCCAGGTATTACTCTTAAGGGAATCTTCAGTAAAAATGGAGATGACAGTATTGAACAATTGAAACTTGAAGGCTACACAGGTCCAATTGATCTTAGAGTTGGTGAAAGTGCTACATTCACAGCTACCTATGTCATTCCAGAAACAGACCTTGCGGATACAGTATACAAAAATGTGATAATTGCAACTGTAAAAGGTGTGGACATGGATCCAATTATTGATGAAGCAATTATCACAGTTGATCCAACTTACGCTCTTGAAGTGGATAAAACCGCTGATAAAGAAGAGGTTAAAGTTGGGGAAACGATCACTTACACAATCAATGTAACCAACACAGGCAATAAAGCCTTGACTGATGTGAAGGTAGTCGACGAAATGGTTGGTCTTGATACTGTCATCGAGAAACTTGAAGTTGGCAAAACTAAAACATTTACAGTCAAACATGTGGCTACTACTGAAAACGTAGGAGAATTAACGAACGTTGCGGTAGCAAAAGTGGTTATCGATGGCAAGGAAATAGTTGAGGAAGGTTCTGTAACAGTTACAGTATCTGAAGAGGATGCTGCAGTTGTTACACCAGATCCTAAAGAACCAACTATTATTGAAGTAGTACAAAACTTCATTGAAAATCCTAAAACTGGCCAATCTACATTAAATATTCTGTTGGTTTTAGGTGTATTCCTTATCGCTGGTAGCGGCTTGTATGTTTGGAAAAGAAAACACTAA
- a CDS encoding B12-binding domain-containing protein, with the protein MQSIIDFTSILLSGNYNKAWDYIKSLKHLSTLDIYDQLLTPAMRRIGELWENNEITVADEHIATATCDFVLSRLAFEHNLDATPTKMKKAMFLCLEGEQHYIGLKMAAQLFEEYGWETKYFGPNLPLEYALHTATEWEPDVIGLSVTIVTHLPKLKSYTDSFKALPVPPKILIGSRLGNKYDLKTYSSGDPIIVTDLSDIETWLKDYSIGETKNAMY; encoded by the coding sequence ATGCAATCGATTATCGATTTCACCAGCATCTTACTTTCTGGCAATTACAATAAAGCCTGGGATTATATTAAATCTCTTAAACATCTTTCAACTTTAGATATCTATGATCAACTCCTAACACCTGCCATGCGGCGAATTGGAGAATTATGGGAAAACAATGAGATTACAGTAGCCGATGAACATATAGCGACAGCCACCTGTGATTTTGTTTTATCCAGATTGGCGTTTGAGCACAATCTCGACGCAACACCTACTAAAATGAAAAAAGCAATGTTCCTTTGTTTAGAGGGAGAGCAACATTATATTGGTCTAAAAATGGCTGCTCAATTATTCGAGGAATATGGCTGGGAAACCAAATATTTCGGACCAAATCTTCCCCTTGAATATGCGCTACATACTGCCACCGAATGGGAACCTGATGTCATCGGACTTTCCGTGACCATTGTAACCCATTTACCAAAGTTGAAATCATATACAGACAGTTTCAAGGCATTACCTGTGCCCCCAAAAATCCTAATTGGCAGCAGATTGGGCAATAAATATGATTTAAAAACGTACTCGAGCGGAGATCCCATCATCGTAACGGATTTATCGGATATAGAGACGTGGCTAAAAGATTATTCTATAGGAGAGACAAAAAATGCAATGTATTGA